Genomic window (Sphingomonas sp. S1-29):
GTCGGGCCGTTCTGCCCGGATGACCCGTTCGGTCCCGATCAGGATGCCGCCCAGCACCTCGCCTAAGCTCGACGTGTCGACGCCCAAGAAATGGTCCGGTTTGCGAACGCCGAGATCGCTGAAGAACAGCTCGTTAAGCTCATAGTCCCAGTTTTGCCCGGTGTGGACGATACAATGATCCGTATATGCATCGAGCCGCGCCATCACGCGCGATAGACGGATGATCTCCGGCCGAGTGCCGAGCACCGTCATTACCTTCAAGCGATTCATGTCAGACCTTCGCGGCGATGGTGTCGGGGCGGGTACGGTCAAAAATTTCGTTTGCCCATAGCAACGAGATCATGACGCCATCGCCTATGTTGGTCACGTCATGCGCCCAGCCGGGCACGGTTTCCACGATCGTGGGTGTCTCGCCCTCGACGAGTATCTCATGCGTTTCGCCGGTCAGCACGTGGCGAAAGCCGAAGCGTGCCTTTCCGTGAACGATCAGAAACTTCTCGGTCTTGCTATGGTGGTAATGGCCCCCGCGCGTTACGCCGGGCAGTGCGGTGAAATAAGAAAACTGTCCTGCGCTGCGCGTCTTGAGCATTTCCGAAAAGGCGCCGCGCGGATCTCGGTGGCTCGCGATCTCGTAGCTAAAGTCTGCCGGTTGCAGTGCGGCAACATAGGTGGCATAGAGCGCGCGAGTAAGCCCGGCACCCACCGCGTCAATGAAATTGTCTGCTCGATCGGCTCGGAAGCCACGGATCGTCTCCGCAACGGCGCCGACGGTAGTGGTGTAAATCGGCGCGACCTCGGTGAACCCCGCGGCAGGTCTGTCATCCAACACCGCAATCAGCGTAGTCACGACGTCATCGATGTAGACCAAGCGCAATGGCGCGGCGGGATCGTTGACCGTGATGGGCAGGTCGCGTGCAATATTGTAGCAAAAAGTCGCGACCGCCGAATTATAGTTCGGCCGTGCCCACTTCCCGAACACATTGGGTAGGCGCAAAACATATACCGGGTTGCCGCTGCGTTTGCCATAATCGAGCAGCGCGTTTTCCCCAGCCCGTTTGCTGCGGCCATAATGGTCATCGCCGCTGGCGCGGGTCGAGGATGCGTACAGCACCGGAACCGCACAATTGGCTGCTTCCAGAGCCGTCACCAGCAGGGTGGCGGTGCCGGCGTTGACGGCATCGAAGTCGGCTGGATCAGCAGGACGGTTCGCGCCCGCCAGGTGCACCACCGCGTCTGCCTCTGCCACCGCAGCATGCCACGCTACCGACGTACTCGAACGCGTCAGCGGCAACACCACGTCACCGAGTTCAGCCAACCGAAGCGCAAGGTTGCGGCCGATGAAGCCGTCCGCACCGGTTATCACGACGCGACGTGGCGTTCGACCTGCGATCATTTCGCTGCACCATCCTGGCTCGCTAGAACCGCCTGCATATAGTCCAGCTCGCGCAATATCGCACACATCTCCGCCTGGTCGAGCCGGGCGGTGTTGTGCGAATTGAAGTCCTGCGCTTCGCTGATCTCCTTCTCGCCTTCTTCGACGAATTGCGCGTAGTTCAGGTCGCGGTTGTCGGGCGGCACGCGAAAATAGTCGCCGCGATCCTCGGCAATGGCCATCTCCTCTCGGCTGAGCAGCGCTTCGTAGAGCTTCTCGCCGTGGCGCGTGCCGATCACCTTCATCGGGTGGTCTTCGGCGCCGAGCACCTCGAGCACCGAACGGGCCAGCACATCGATCGTCGCTGCAGGTGCTTTCTGTACGAACAGATCACCATTCTCGCCGTGCTCGAACGCATAAAGCACCAGGTCGACCGCCTCGCCGAGCGTCATCACGAAGCGCGTCATCGCCGGATCGGTGATGGTGAGCGGCAAGCCTTTGCGAACCTGGTCGATAAAAAGCGGAATGACACTGCCGCGCGACGCCAGAACGTTGCCGTAACGGGTGCCCGTGATGACCGTTCGGGTACCCAACGCTAACCGCGATTTCGCCACCATCACCTTTTCCATCAGCGCCTTGGAGATGCCCATGGCGTTGATCGGATAGACCGCTTTGTCGGTCGACAGGCAAACGACGCGCGCAACCCCCGCCGCGATCGCTGCATCCAGCAGGTTATCGGTACCGATGACGTTGGTTTTCACCGCCTCCATCGGATGGAATTCGCACGATGGTACCTGCTTCAAGGCGGCGGCGTGGAAGATGTAGTCCACCCCCTGCACGGCGCTGGAGATCGAGCGCAGATCGCGCACGTCGCCGATATAATAGCGTAGTCGCGGGTCGCGATAACGGAGCCGCTGCTCCTCCTGCTTCTTCTCGTCGCGTGAGAAGATACGGATTTCGCGAAAAGGCTCGCCGATGAACCGATCAAGTACGGTCGATCCGAACGAGCCCGTTCCGCCGGTGATCAATAACACTTTGTTGTCGAACATCTACATTCCTAATCGAACAGCGTGCGATCCGTGGTGGCGATCGGCGCGTGGACGGACG
Coding sequences:
- the wbjC gene encoding UDP-2-acetamido-2,6-beta-L-arabino-hexul-4-ose reductase, with protein sequence MIAGRTPRRVVITGADGFIGRNLALRLAELGDVVLPLTRSSTSVAWHAAVAEADAVVHLAGANRPADPADFDAVNAGTATLLVTALEAANCAVPVLYASSTRASGDDHYGRSKRAGENALLDYGKRSGNPVYVLRLPNVFGKWARPNYNSAVATFCYNIARDLPITVNDPAAPLRLVYIDDVVTTLIAVLDDRPAAGFTEVAPIYTTTVGAVAETIRGFRADRADNFIDAVGAGLTRALYATYVAALQPADFSYEIASHRDPRGAFSEMLKTRSAGQFSYFTALPGVTRGGHYHHSKTEKFLIVHGKARFGFRHVLTGETHEILVEGETPTIVETVPGWAHDVTNIGDGVMISLLWANEIFDRTRPDTIAAKV
- a CDS encoding polysaccharide biosynthesis protein, with amino-acid sequence MFDNKVLLITGGTGSFGSTVLDRFIGEPFREIRIFSRDEKKQEEQRLRYRDPRLRYYIGDVRDLRSISSAVQGVDYIFHAAALKQVPSCEFHPMEAVKTNVIGTDNLLDAAIAAGVARVVCLSTDKAVYPINAMGISKALMEKVMVAKSRLALGTRTVITGTRYGNVLASRGSVIPLFIDQVRKGLPLTITDPAMTRFVMTLGEAVDLVLYAFEHGENGDLFVQKAPAATIDVLARSVLEVLGAEDHPMKVIGTRHGEKLYEALLSREEMAIAEDRGDYFRVPPDNRDLNYAQFVEEGEKEISEAQDFNSHNTARLDQAEMCAILRELDYMQAVLASQDGAAK